In a single window of the Elaeis guineensis isolate ETL-2024a chromosome 6, EG11, whole genome shotgun sequence genome:
- the LOC140858788 gene encoding uncharacterized protein has protein sequence MMLSGTRSRLTAHALVRDRPVPPPTPPSFVTPQISSSSSPSHALGLFSRKLAAAQLAISPPPAPSPFPSTSSVVASPRRLTVPPRRAARALTVLPRRAACALAMPLGRPTPSSPRNPKGQISVRSEADLWDSSDTFETQKLNQVPTLDELFRHTYQKKKDGNQWVNKRAETTYINFTQKWQEVQSNQSSIEEDGAESSQQHPQPSMMYVWKEIVGVNKG, from the exons ATGATGCTCTCGGGAACGAG ATCCCGCCTCACCGCCCATGCCCTCGTTCGGGACAGGCCAGTCCCACCGCCCACGCCTCCCTCGTTCGTGACACCCCaaatctcttcctcttcctccccgtCCCATGCCCTAGGTTTATTCTCCCGCAAACTCGCCGCCGCCCAGCTCGCAATCTCGCCGCCGCCAGCACCCTCGCCGTTCCCATCAACCTCATCCGTCGTCGCCTCGCCACGCCGCCTCACTGTGCCACCTCGCCGTGCGGCCCGTGCCCTCACTGTGCTGCCTCGTCGTGCGGCCTGTGCCCTCGCCATGCCACTGGGCAGACCGACGCCTTCGTCTCCCCGCAATCCCAAG GGACAGATCAGTGTGAGAAGTGAAGCAGATCTATGGGACTCCTCTGACACTTTTGAG ACACAGAAGTTGAACCAGGTACCTACATTGGATGAGCTCTTCAGACACACCTATCAAAAGAAAAAGGATGGCAATCAATGGGTGAATAAGAGGGCAGAGACAACATAT ATTAATTTTACACAGAAATGGCAAGAGGTGCAATCAAATCAGAGCTCGATTGAGGAGGATGGTGCGGAATCATCACAGCAGCATCCTCAACCGTCCATGATGTATGTATGGAAAGAAATAGTTGGAGTGAATAAGGGATAG